AAACCTAGCCTCCTTCGTCCCTCAAACCAACAAGGCGTAGTACAGTAACATTCGTGTGTTGCGCATTGATTACACCTTTCAACCTGATCTTAGGCCCTGACTCACCCTCCATAGACGAAACTTATGGAGGAACCCTTAGATTTTCGAGGCATTAGATTTTCACCAACATTTGCATTACTCGAGCCGACATTCCCCTCTCACTTCCTTACTGATTGATTAAAATAAAGAAGCTCAAAATAATGAAGTAGCAAATTCTCAAGGAAATGAAATGCCTTGATGAAGCATACAACTAGACAGAAGCTTTTTCACCCCAAACCAAAGATCCATCAAATGCtgaaaagaaatttaataaaaatcttAAGACATTTATCCTTAAGGATCATGACACAATAAGCAGTCAGAAAGGATAGAGAGGAGACTGCTGGATATGATTGTCATCACATTATGGCGTGATCATGATGTAGATGATGTATAGTCCAGACGTCTTGGGATGATATCGTAGTAAGCTTCTCTTCTGATATAAGCAGCCCTAACAAATGCAGATCAAATTACTTCTAATAAGACCCCTAAGGCAACATACTAATCTAGGAACTTGTTAAGAATCCAATTCCTTCTCCATACATTTTGTGAAACCAAATAACAGAATTGACTGGTGCTTCAAAAATTGtggcaaagaagaagaagaataagaagataaaaaagtgaaaaccaatttcACCTTTGGAATAACTAGAGCAATGTGagttgtaatttatttttcaaatggGCAGGGCATATCAATTTTTTGCTATTCAGAGAGAGCATAAAATATGCTTAGGCCAGTTAACAAATATCTATACATTTCTCATTTGATGACAATTACAAACTAATGAGACAGAGAATTCTCCCAAATAAAAGCACTAGATGATATGTTATTGAATGTGAATAACTTAAATGCATGTTCGAAtcagctttttttttcttctcataatcaattctagcaCGCGGAAGCTACTTACATAAGCTTCtcctaaaaattaattttggttttAGAATAAACTGGAGAAGAATTTCAAAACAAACACTCAATGAGAGGATTCACATTCACCCCTCGTTTGCTGATTACTATCCAAATTCAACATGATAATTCAAAGTGAGAGTCACTTCCTCAAACCAACAAATACAAGAACACCATGGTAAACCAAGCCACAGTAAGAAGCAGCAAGTTCAATTCAATTAATATCAACAAAGTTAAAATCTTTCACATCAAATGCAAACATGCCATACCTGAGGCGGCAAACATCTTCAGAACCTCGTTTTCTCCGAACGCTGTTGTGGCGATGTACACACGacgagaaagaaaaaaacctgGGTTTTTCTCgaggaaagaagaaagaaaccaTTCCCAGAAAATaatcataactttttttctgGAACAGAAGAATTGGAAGCtgtaaagaagaagaaaacgaaaataaaaaattaacagtAACGTATTGTTGAAGTGATACAAAATTGGAAGCTGTAAAGAAGAAGACAAACTTAATCGTACAAAAAATAGGTTCAGTTAATCTGGAGATCCATCTCAACATATAATTTTaatcaaattttaattaaaaagttaAAACGGAGACATttaacaccatccctcaaaattACGAGAGCaatttaacataaaaaaaattataattttaaaaaatgttaatatatatacataccgtTTTCACGGATGTACAGTAGACATGACAAATTATTTAATTCGTTCtagtaggatagctcaagtggtaagagctgagagacatatgagttggacAGAGGGAGGTTCAGAGATTGATTCTTAacaggtgcaatttatcttttcgatgtacaaaaaaaacatattatttaATTCACTACCACAACCACCAAACTCCAACGCCATCTCCACAATTATCACCACCATGCCACTTCATGGTCACTACCACCACCAATGTCACCAAGACCACTCCGCTCATAATCGTCTCCACCATAACCATTGCCACTACCAACGGCACCACCACTCTTTCACCATCACCCACAACCGCCACCATCATTGTCGCAACTACCATCCTCTGTCGTCGCCACTATCACTTTCATTTTTACTACCATTATCATCCTCCATTAAATATATGATTGTATCTATTTAAACATATGATAACCACAAACCAAACCACACAAGTATCAAATGGAtccttttttttgggtacaCAAATGCtcaaaaccagaagcaacaactaGCTTCTCAAGAACACAGTGCCCCGATAATCATCATTCAGTAGCGGACCGAGACCCCGCCATGGGCGCCTCATGCACCACCAAGCTCTGACCACCATGCACCCCCGCCTTAGCAAGGAAACCAACGACCCGATTCCCTTCTCTTAGCGTGTGATGAAGAGTCATAGTCCACTCTTGTTGCAAGCACTTACAAATCAAGCTGAGGATTGAACCATAACTATGAAACATAGACACCTCATCATTCACAAGCTCGAGAGCCATGGTAGAATCGGTGCGCACTACCACACGGCGGTAACCACGCCTCCAACAAAGCCTTAGCCCGAACAACAACTCCGCCTTCAAGATCTCTGAAACACCAATAGAACCCGAATACCTGAAACACCAGCCACCACTGTCATTCCTAACAGCACCCCAAAACCCGTTGGTCCATGATTACCCAACGAGCTTCCATTTGTATTCAACACAAACCATCCCTCCAAAGGAAAATTCCAAGCCACCTCTCGAACAACCAATGGCCACGTACTACAATCTGACTGCAGAATTGTTCGCGCACGAAAAGGAACAAACTGCCAAGGGACTCGAAGGTCTTCAAATACCAAGGCACAACGCCTCTGCCATAAGAACCACAAATGAACCAAAGCTTCTGCAGCACGCTCTCGAGGAAGAGCCAGCAACCAAGCCTCGACGGACAACACACCAACAACTTGAGGGGAATCCAGCCTCAAACTCGCCCACACCCGAGCTGCACCCTCACAGTCTCTCAAGCAGTGCACATAAAGGCCCAATGAATTGAGATTTCCCTATTGGGCCAGGTCATTTCGGGTCAATCGaatcattttttcttttggtttttttaaatacattaaattctttttcaaTTAAGCACCGAAAAAAAAGGAGTGCAAGCCAACGCTCGAGTCGAGTCGAGTACTGTCAGTACCTGAAGAGCAAAACTTTGATCGGTCGAAACATGCGATATCAGACACACAAAATGTTCATCGTCACAATACAACGTTAAAGGGATCAAAACAAAGAAGGAAAGAGAGAGATGAGTAAGAAGAAGATTGTGGTTGTGGGAGGCACTGGTTACTTGGGTCAGCATTTGCTACAAGCCTTAGCTGATTCTCCTCATGCTTACGATCTCGCATTCACCTTCCACTCCACTCATCCTCCTCAACCTTTGTTGGATGCCATTCCCACCTCCCTTCCTTTCCAAGTTGATTTGAAATCCGGCAATGGATTTCCGACGCATTTGGCCAGGTTCTCTTCTCACTTCAACTTGGTTATGTTTATTATGCCTTCAATTCAATTGGGTtgggaaaaaaaattgatttggattgATGGGTCGTTTTGCAAACTACTTTTCTTCTTTGGGGATTCAAGTTGATTGCTTAGATGCGGAAACACAGGTTAGAAGCAAAATGTTAAACCATGTAACATGCTTTAGTGGCTTTATTTAGTGCACTTAATGAAGTCTCAAATGGGAAAATGTTTGCGTTGTGTTTGATTCTTTTTTCTCTATTGACTGAATGCTTCACTTGTTTACTGCTTATTCATAGCCTAAGTATGTTGCTCAGATTCCATTCGAAATGTATAGGGATTACCCCATACCTGCATAAGAAGTGAGATAAGTTAACAATTTAGCTTCATAGTCATTTTAAATGGATTTTTATTACAATTATGCAGCTGGATTTTGGTCAATTTAGATAACTGTGTCTTTTCTTGTTTGATACTTAGGCTTTACTCATTAGCAGTCCTTATTTTTGTCCGGCCTTGCAATTAAGATGTTGTGTGTGGTTTACTCCATTAGGAGCCCTTGTGCTTGTTAATGTTAGGCAATGAAATAGAGATTCATCAATGCTTTGAAAAATCCTGCATGCTTTTGGAGTTATGGGATTTGTATTCAATAAAAGGTTTCCATCTCCCTTTTCTTTCAACTAGACAGCCACTCATTAATCATTCTTCTTGCCACATACCAGCGTGAGACTGAGAGTGATCATATATCTTTAGGTTATTTTTGTCCCCAGATAGTAAATGATCAGAAGAAAACATAATGATAGGGAATCACCTATCCACTTGTTACCATTTCAGTGTATAGAAGAGCTGTATGACTTGTTTTGCAATCAGATTGACAATTTTGTTGTTTTATCAATGGCAGCCTGATGTGGTTGTAAATTGTGCTGCCATCTCAGTGCCTCGTGCGTGTGAAACCGATCCTGCTACTGCACATGCTATAAATGTCCCATCATCACTTGTAAAATGGTTGCAAAGCTTTAAAGAAAGCAGCACTCTTCTCATTCATCTCTCCACAGATCAAGGTAACCCAATCTTATAATGACAGATGAAGGTAAAGGACTTGGTATAaaatattgatatttttttaacttattGAGTCCTCACTTCTTTCCTGCAGTATCTTCACTCTAACATTTGTTCGTTCTTAACTAAAGACTATCATCATTATGAAGTAGTGAAAATGTTGACCGTTAATTGACTGCATAATTTTGTCTGATTTATCAAGAGCACGGATCATTGTTCAGTGTAGAACTTCCTTTCTTGATTATTAAATTTTGTTTGTATCCATATCCATGTTCATTTAAATTTTGATATTTAGCTAAATTGTAATTTATGTTTCTTTGCAACAGTTTATGAAGGGGAGAAGTCCTTTTACAAGGAAGAAGACGTTGCTGTTCCAGTAAATGTTTATGGAAAAACTAAAGTGGCAGCAGAGAAGTATATTTCAGATAATTGCCCTAACTTTGCAATTTTGAGAAGTAGTATCATCTATGGGCGACAAACAGTCTCACCAGTTCCAAAATCTCTTCCTATTCAGGTTCATGTGCAGTATGTGGACTCTGTACCATATACTTTATTGTAAAATTAATACTTCCTGCATTTGGATTGTTGAAACTCAGAAATTGATGCTTGTTAATAACATTTCTAGTTACAAGCAAAACATGAATAAACACTCCCATCCAGTTTACACTTAATTTACATCCCTTTGATGTCAGTATGATGGGACGGAAAGAGAGAGATGCTATGAAAAAGGAAGGATAGAGAGAAATGTAAAGTATGTGTAAAAAAATTGAGTTGAAAAAATCAGCACTCAATGTATTTCTAAGATGGTGGTTGTGCTTTGCTCCCAATTTTTTATCTTCAATATTAAGAAATTGCTGTCCACTTGATTATAGTTCCCTTTATGCTTTTTTCTCCCTTTGAAAGAGAAAACCTACAGTGGTTGTGATTTTCATGATTTTAGCTTCAACCTGGTTGCAAATACTATATTTTTCCATTATTACTTATTAGGTACTTCTATGTTCTACTTCCTAAAAGTTACTGGAACTACTTGAATATAGGGACATATTCTTGGGAAAGATGTGTCTATGGGGGGATTTATATTAATTGATGTGTTATTTACTCATAATATCTGACTGTCGCAGTGGATTGATGGTGCCCTTGCTAAAAGGGAAAAAGTGGAGTTCTTTCATGATGAGTTCCGGTGTCCAATATATGTTAAGGATCTCATAACTATCATACTCGCTTTAACAAACCAATGGATATCAGGTATTGGACTTTTAGTACCTAAGTTCATACAATGATTAGCCATATGGGTGTGCTGAAAAATATAATGAGAGTGAAAGTGATTTTCAGTGAATCCTTTTTAAGGTTGCAAAATACTGCTCAAAATGCTATTCTAAATATTTTATTGGAGAAGGTTAATAAGTTGTTTCAAGATACTATAATTGAATTACAAGCATGTTTGACATTGTCTTGTGTAAAACTTAAGCATCCTAATAATTTTCCCCTCTTGTTCTTGTAATTATGGTTTCATTTGGCTCATCCAGATTGTATTTTAAATGCTCATCTTCTACCTTCTTGTATTGTTTGCATTAATGAATTTTGCTTTTCTGATTCTTGTTACAGAGAGAAAGCAAATGCAATTGTTATTGAATGCCGGTGGACCTGATAGGGTATCACGTGTTCAAATGGCTGAGGCTGTTGCACAATTTAGAGGGCATGAAACCTCATTAATCAAATCAGTGTCTGCCTCAACAGTAAGTATTGTGCTTCATTTCATCACAATTTGTGATATGGAATCAGTACCTTGCTTTCTTTGTTTATCTGCACTATCTTCATGTATGCACGCAATTATTAACCTCTAATGCTATTCCTTAATCAAAGATTCGATGTTCTCTGTTCTCATTCCATGTCATGGACATCAAAGTTTCTTATTGATACTTTGATGTCCATTTCAGCAATTTTTTCGCCTGATATGATgtatcttctctttctcttgtgCTTTCTTGAGATGTATTTAGGCTTTtcttgtgtttcaggttgatCGAGGTGTGAAATCCCCAGCTGACATATCAATGGATATCACTAGATTGGTGCAAACCCTTAGAATAAATCCTGTTTCATTTAAAGACGGCGTGAGATTAACGCTTACAGCTGAAACTAAGCAATGA
This portion of the Lotus japonicus ecotype B-129 chromosome 3, LjGifu_v1.2 genome encodes:
- the LOC130746053 gene encoding uncharacterized protein LOC130746053; this translates as MSKKKIVVVGGTGYLGQHLLQALADSPHAYDLAFTFHSTHPPQPLLDAIPTSLPFQVDLKSGNGFPTHLARFSSHFNLPDVVVNCAAISVPRACETDPATAHAINVPSSLVKWLQSFKESSTLLIHLSTDQVYEGEKSFYKEEDVAVPVNVYGKTKVAAEKYISDNCPNFAILRSSIIYGRQTVSPVPKSLPIQWIDGALAKREKVEFFHDEFRCPIYVKDLITIILALTNQWISERKQMQLLLNAGGPDRVSRVQMAEAVAQFRGHETSLIKSVSASTVDRGVKSPADISMDITRLVQTLRINPVSFKDGVRLTLTAETKQ